One region of Bombus affinis isolate iyBomAffi1 chromosome 5, iyBomAffi1.2, whole genome shotgun sequence genomic DNA includes:
- the LOC126916385 gene encoding protein PRRC2C isoform X5, whose translation MSTLSGLVSKGEKGKSKFQSLDINSLYRVSRGESLEQHQQKNTLPRKHGMQSLGKVPSARRPPANLPSLKSEHSSNDPAVSLVPSGGSGWATTKESTTTTTATTTTTVTASDTSTANSSTAQCVTGTITTSLHSLLPGQQNTSQSSYSSDVNSKSSWSAIMSRSGDGTVSGGQQQSQQQQQQQQQQQQTASRELSAQYGPGPSLRPQTEGSWIQGGSRTASGAGIATTGSGSGSSGVQAPPLNITGSGGHTDISAGGRQNLVQSPNMGMGQGGPHNSSNSQNVVSSSSHQIGPNLHHYRGLIPPFMYRGNFSGGFPSQFPANTSSGAPRPRFNYPSERFPPPSVRQQERERVPEEEIITRPIIKEEDLTRMDDISRDAGWAAHDDIDYNQKLAFSDDEPDPEPSKKDERKDNKEEKIEENSTDDKEKTRDNRETHDNRDLKESREQVTHRSWTQNTLSRDYRGSNGSGSYSGVEDDEAWNERRRLKVVEVASAVERARQRKEEEEKRYQESTRQAAAKKLQDLEQKLKEKQANESKGLISVPPVPIPVPEWERERENRERERSEGKDEKSLNRELRETRDGPKDNRDSRDQLISDFRQGDRQSFTRQDSIRSERDRERDRDRDQRDTRDRELHASSSRYYKTNLPPRFQKQQAEKINAGLNRVFPNTERSTTQSVPFSQQYDPGRWVHSHSSLIDNNLKASSSHGASQRRSRTDSDISTSMDDDRPPSRDYRGSLLRDDRYRHSSHRPYDTRKSGGYYDEYTRSCRDHDYDDRHSRDSWERERYFDDTKDRDSKDSIESRDNRETRDIRDNRTTRDTRDAREIRERDNKDKKDYDNYIKDPFDDRNRERDRERDRERDRERDRERDRDRERERERERDRDQRERSESTEWREERIIQDRMIDNRRDIQREERIERNERPQRPDSRDSRASRESKTSLRDDDSHKLRDCSSWVNEVVDYEENKRDVYHEDIRERERERERRQPPGPVTKERIEADELKNEKRNLTQLKRASSDQDKKDQTKELSSTMEAKKEMDVWNRKVDRVNENNRVMERGDNSPKAWADDVSPTFEKEEEKTSEPIKNDKDSEDLKQNFEKLSLEKREDTLNEDEAVEQQVKEDKREKNIRNRTSSGGSNSRVRDSRGGRQWGSTYSVYARGWRGPETRGRRGGPRAATRPASARSGSYGHTDSENSADEVSGSTESGKEEKKSARSPKPNQKVEKEERSREAIVSGRDEKRADYSQSQRSEKRTYDSKVSREGFAPSGEPSRRGRGSSFRIRSTTATGSRMEGYGPPSSKSPFSSERNIDEKQNSMRQNPSTPTPEKEVNSLLPSQNESADDKIIAKQQALTAGITGKRAKSPNQQSQQTQQSCNKQDTSHTSSNAPSQKVQVTRKEESRSKRTRSGSRRGRDNRELRYRGSGSNVSKQTSSDVGNEDWETTSENSEDHAEDHKESRNSRNKQFSARASTGSNQNVVASNVHSRRNEQTGNNREQREKNVKSSNTASRAPGAEKRNLQNSSFANQKNHSSSIPPLIQTVQVQNGRSRNQTSGSNSTTSSKSMIKDSTVNRIDEIKLSDPNLVSQTLNDINKRSQGKEKKAIIDCEMETNNCTEDSPNIVEDKVDSDGFQEVRSKKNVKESRHGQKEETKPLKREKEKDRERDRSKSKANGGSQQTTSLQQIQSIPPLLGQTIPQPANMVQKQYDRTLRSQKLAPRFQKQRLAKQQQQQQQQMCASEPNDATKINNSSNNFGKESSSGGPAPPPSVNAWDKPFTTSQLQSNSPSAVPTDIQLITGLSTQSEHGHIHSHEVNEQTNSGNSSQRNSPNGEKNAGKSLKDQLIEKSSVSDVSSPPVQTLIFENTNYSKTTKAGPSDLAVKTKFPNHIKAQQQRVEKRTDLEEEGNTAATIQQQQQQQQQQSLPVAFSNKPSDLIKDKNQEPIQMPLSFNKNEDNADMKLDFTFDSDLSQLTEDKSKSLGMTRSMHMATGQNTISPSTAELNLKIASVKKVWENAPMPTVVEHEDGNVVNTANTFPQAFESTDVDDSYSPHQQYNQNNMKNEITTSTNVCKLVPPQVKPQQQSSGSSSGQSGSTVPGPSPIGAGQSPIGHPPVSLQGPLSPPPFNSTGQPSHINYQEFPQYPGSQAAQYGSMSAIPSPPAVLFNTGSGQLPAQAGGLYGAFQLDQSRSPFTQYPPYAPSLQNSFSQQNVYLQQPPPPPPHAPNAPTPDMYQSNLSQYRITAAAAPPFGQNQQLSNNPNTVLISSSSNSLMSASVKPSSQPIGAIGTKAPHFQAPSAPQPNPLTYIPYDPNQVLGVSGSYMGNSQLVQRPGPNVQASANSYYSATSADVFPGSQTGFYQPGGATQQTGTHYGLQGFGQHSQSLATGSAAPVGLQNFSSGFLSSSGLQIAAAAQQFRNPTGGLPGPANTGPTFLSKHQPQEQPRQLKSPSGNQQDVLASVFSSTPQIPSPKSRNCKQQSSSQQPQPSPTQHHKYQQYQGVSQSTLILQQNIRGMGMPPRAGIQPSQQRYPPPIQRPVVPFTPGPNPNNPTQQQQQQPNCMPSQQQQQQVQINRHRPNLHQQQQQQRNMKMQQQYYSTQGNVKMDTNEKTDSHNDKINDGSSGAQQGGAKPNVNSQDNDNKEEVNQQNE comes from the exons aaacGGCAAGTCGGGAATTAAGTGCGCAATACGGACCTGGACCAAGTTTACGGCCTCAAA cggaAGGAAGTTGGATACAAGGTGGAAGTCGTACAGCCAGTGGTGCAGGAATAGCAACTACAGGTTCTGGAAGTGGGAGTTCAGGGGTCCAGGCCCCCCCTTTGAATATCACTGGATCAGGAGGACATACCGACATATCTGCTGGCGGGCGACAGAACTTGGTCCAGTCTCCCAACATGGGAATGGGCCAGGGAGGCCCTCATAATTCTTCAAACAGTCAGAATGTTGTGAGTTCTAGTTCTCATCAAATTGGTCCAAATCTACATCACTACAGAGGACTTATTCCTCCATTT ATGTACAGAGGAAATTTTTCTGGTGGATTTCCTTCTCAATTTCCGGCAAATACAAGTTCTGGTGCACCTAGACCTCGATTTAATTATCCCTCAGAACGATTTCCTCCTCCGTCTGTTCGTCAACAAGAACGCGAACGTGTTCCTGAAGAAGAAATTATTACACGACCAATTATTAAAGAAGAAGATCTTACTCGAATGGACGATATTTCTCGCGATGCTGGCTGGGCAGCACATGACGATATTGATTATAATCAAAAGCTTGCCTTCAGCGACGACGAACCTGATCCTGAACCTTCGAAAAAAGATGAAAGAAAAGACAATAAGGAAGAAAAAATAGAGGAAAATTCAACAGATGACAAAGAGAAAACAAGAGATAACCGAGAAACTCACGATAATCGAGATTTGAAGGAATCAAGAGAGCAAGTAACTCATCGTTCGTGGACTCAGAATACTTTATCCCGTGATTATCGTGGTTCGAACGGGTCTGGTAGTTATAGCG GTGTAGAAGATGACGAAGCGTGGAACGAGAGACGCAGACTGAAAGTTGTTGAAGTAGCGTCGGCTGTTGAACGCGCTCGACAacgaaaagaagaggaagaaaaacgaTATCAGGAATCAACTAGACAAGCGGCAGCTAAAAAATTGCAAGATTTAGAGCAAAAGTTGAAGGAAAAACAAGCTAATGAATCTAAAGGTTTAATAAGCGTTCCACCAGTGCCTATTCCAGTTCCCGAGTGGGAACGAGAAAGGGaaaacagggaacgtgagcgaTCCGAAGGAAAAGATGAAAAGTCACTGAACCGTGAATTACGTGAAACTAGAGACGGTCCAAAAGATAACAGAGATTCACGTGATCAGTTAATATCAGATTTTCGACAAGGGGATCGACAGAGTTTCACGAGACAAGATAGTATTCGTAGTGAACGTGATAGAGAACGAGACCGCGATCGTGATCAAAGGGATACGAGAGATCGTGAGCTACATGCTTCATCTTCGCGATATTATAAAACTAATTTACCACCCCGATTTCAAAAGCAACAGGCGGAAAAAATCAATGCTGGTCTTAATCGAGTTTTTCCTAATACCGAAAGATCAACTACGCAATCCGTTCCATTTTCTCAGCAATACGATCCTGGTAGATGGGTTCATAGTCACAGCTCTTTAA TAGACAACAACTTAAAAGCATCATCATCACATGGAGCGTCACAACGCCGAAGTAGAACAGATTCAGATATTTCCACTTCGATGGATGATGATCGACCTCCATCCCGAGACTATCGTGGTTCTCTACTTCGAGACGATCGATATCGTCATTCTTCTCATCGACCGTACGATACACGCAAATCAGGTGGTTACTACGATGAGTATACTCGCAGCTGTAGAGATCATGACTATGATGACAGACATTCTCGTGATTCCTGGGAACGTGAAAGATACTTCGATGATACTAAAGATCGAGATTCAAAGGATAGCATAGAGTCCAGAGATAACAGAGAAACTCGTGATATTCGTGATAATCGTACAACCAGGGATACCCGAGATGCCAGAGAAATTCGTGAGAGAGATAACAAGGATAAAAAGGATTATGATAATTATATAAAG GATCCCTTTGATGATCGTAATCGTGAACGTGATCGCGAACGTGATCGCGAACGTGATCGCGAACGTGATCGTGAACGTGATCGCGACCGTGAGCGCGAACGTGAACGAGAACGAGATCGCGATCAAAGAGAAAGATCGGAAAGTACTGAATGGCGCGAAGAACGTATCATTCAAGATAGAATGATTGATAATCGTCGTGATATACAAAGAGAAGAACGTATAGAACGCAACGAACGTCCGCAAAGACCAGATTCTCGTGATAGTCGTGCTTCTCGAGAATCAAAGACATCTTTGCGAGATGATGATTCGCACAAATTGCGAGACTGCAGTTCCTGGGTAAATGAGGTTGTCGATTATGAAGAAAATAAACGAGATGTCTACCATGAAGATATCCgagaaagagaacgagaaaGGGAACGACGACAACCGCCAGGACCTGTGACTAAAGAAAGAATAGAAGCAGATGAATTGAAAAACGAAAAGCGTAATCTAACTCAATTAAAACGAGCAAGTTCCGATCAAGATAAGAAAGATCAGACGAAAGAATTATCGTCGACTATGGAAGCGAAGAAAGAAATGGATGTTTGGAATAGAAAGGTCGATCGAGTTAATGAAAACAATCGAGTAATGGAAAGAGGTGATAACTCGCCAAAAGCCTGGGCGGATGATGTTTCTCCGACGttcgaaaaagaagaagaaaaaacttCAGAACCTATTAAGAACGACAAGGATTCGGAGGATTTGAAGCAAAATTTCGAGAAGTTAAGTTTAGAAAAAAGGGAAGACACGTTGAACGAAGATGAAGCGGTGGAACAACAGGTGAAGGAAGATAAACGAGAGAAAAATATTCGGAATAGAACTAGCAGTGGCGGATCAAATTCCAGAGTGCGTGATTCTCGAGGTGGACGTCAATGGGGCAGCACCTATAGCGTGTATGCACGAGGTTGGCGTGGTCCAGAAACAAGAGGACGAAGAGGTGGACCTAGAGCCGCCACTAGACCAGCTTCTGCTAGAAGTGGTTCATATGGACATACGGATTCGGAAAATAGCGCTGATGAAGTGTCTGGCTCAACAGAGTCTggcaaagaagagaagaaatcgGCTAGATCACCAAAACCTAATCAAAAAGTAGAAAAAGAAGAACGCAGTCGTGAAGCAATAGTGTCTGGTCGAGATGAAAAACGGGCCGACTATTCTCAATCACAACGCAGCGAAAAACGAACTTACGATAGTAAAGTAAGTCGTGAAGGTTTTGCACCTTCGGGTGAACCATCTCGCCGTGGTCGAGGAAGTAGTTTCCGAATTCGAAGTACGACTGCTACCGGCAGCCGAATGGAGGGATATGGACCTCCATCTAGTAAGAGTCCGTTTTCGTCCGAGCGCAATATTGATGAAAAACAAAATTCTATGCGACAGAATCCTTCAACGCCTACTCCGGAAAAGGAGGTAAATTCTCTGTTACCGTCACAGAACGAATCTGCAGACGATAAAATTATAGCAAAGCAACAGGCACTTACTGCTGGAATAACTGGAAAGCGTGCCAAATCTCCAAACCAGCAGTCTCAACAAACTCAACAATCTTGTAATAAGCAAGATACAAGTCACACGAGCAGCAATGCTCCTTCTCAAAAGGTACAAGTTACAAGAAAAGAGGAATCTCGCTCAAAAAGAACTCGCAGTGGAAGTAGAAGG GGTAGAGATAATCGTGAATTGCGTTACCGTGGCAGTGGTAGTAACGTATCGAAGCAAACATCTTCGGATGTAGGAAACGAAGATTGGGAAACCACGTCCGAGAATAGCGAGGATCACGCAGAGGATCACAAAGAGTCACGTAACAGTCGTAATAAACAATTTTCTGCGCGTGCAAGCACGGGTAGTAATCAAAATGTCGTAGCATCAAACGTGCATTCACGTAGAAATGAACAGACAGGAAACAATCGGGAACAACGAGAAAAAAATGTTAAGTCTTCCAATACAGCGTCTCGGGCGCCTGGCGCGGAGAAACGAAATCTACAGAATTCCAGTTTCGCCAATCAGAAAAATCATTCCAGCAGCATTCCGCCGTTGATACAAACGGTTCAAGTACAAAACGGAAGATCGAGAAATCAAACTTCTGGTAGCAATTCGACAACGTCGAGTAAATCAATGATAAAGGATAGTACGGTGAATCGTATAGATGAAATAAAGTTAAGCGATCCTAATTTAGTTAGTCAAACTCTCAATGATATCAATAAGAGATCCCAAGGAAAGGAGAAAAAGGCTATAATCGATTGCGAAATGGAAACGAATAATTGTACGGAGGATAGTCCTAACATCGTTGAAGATAAAGTTGATTCAGATGGTTTCCAAGAGGTTCGTTCAAAGAAGAATGTAAAAGAATCTAGACACGGCCAAAAAGAAGAGACTAAACCTTTGAAACGTGAAAAGGAGAAAGATAGAGAACGCGATCGTTCTAAGTCGAAAGCAAATGGGGGTTCACAGCAAACGACTTCATTGCAACAAATACAAAGCATACCACCTTTGCTTGGTCAAACCATTCCACAACCAGCAAATATGGTACAAAAACAATATGATAGAACTTTACGAAGCCAAAAGCTTGCGCCCAGATTCCAAAAACAGCGCTTAGCtaaacagcagcaacagcaacagcaacaaatGTGCGCATCTGAGCCAAACGACGCAACTAAAATCAATAATTCATCAAATAATTTCGGTAAAGAATCATCAAGCGGCGGCCCTGCGCCTCCACCATCTGTAAACGCTTGGGATAAACCGTTTACAACGAGTCAATTACAATCGAATTCTCCATCGGCTGTTCCTACTGACATCCAGTTGATAACTGGTTTATCTACGCAGAGCGAACATGGTCATATTCACAGCCACGAAGTTAATGAGCAGACAAATTCTGGTAATAGTAGCCAACGAAATTCACCAAATGGCGAAAAAAATGCTGGAAAAAGTTTGAAAGATCAATTGATTGAAAAAAGTTCAGTCTCTGATGTTTCTTCACCACCTGTGCAAACGTTAATTTTTGAGAATACGAATTATTCAAAAACTACCAAGGCTGGTCCTTCTGATTTAGCAGTAAAAACCAAATTTCCGAATCACATAAAAGCTCAACAACAACGTGTTGAAAAACGCACAGATTTGGAAGAAGAAGGTAATACCGCTGCCACCAtccagcaacaacaacagcaacagcagcaacaaagTCTACCTGTGGCATTTTCAAATAAACCAAGTGatttgataaaagataaaaatcaaGAGCCGATACAAATGCCTCTTTCGTTTAATAAAAACGAAGATAACGCAGATATGAAATTAGATTTCACCTTTGATTCAGATCTCTCTCAATTAACCGAAGACAAAAGTAAAAGCTTAGGAATGACCCGATCTATGCACATGGCTACTGGCCAAAATACTATTTCACCTTCTACGGCAGAGCTTAACTTAAAAATTGCATCGGTAAAAAAAGTATGGGAAAATGCACCTATGCCAACCGTAGTCGAGCACGAGGATGGTAATGTTGTCAATACAGCTAATACTTTCCCTCAAGCGTTTGAAAGTACGGATGTTGATGACAGTTACAGCCCTCATCAACAATACAATCAAAATAACATGAAAAATGAAATAACTACTTCAACGAATGTGTGCAAG CTGGTTCCCCCGCAGGTGAAGCCGCAGCAACAATCCTCGGGCAGCAGCAGTGGTCAGTCTGGTTCAACGGTTCCAGGGCCAAGTCCTATTGGAGCAGGTCAAAGTCCTATAGGGCATCCTCCTGTCAGTCTCCAAGGACCATTGAGCCCACCTCCATTCAATTCCACGGGACAACCTTCTCATATTAATTACCAG gaGTTTCCCCAATATCCAGGATCTCAAGCTGCGCAATATGGTAGCATGTCTGCTATACCTTCTCCGCCAGCCGTGTTATTTAACACTGGCTCCGGTCAACTTCCAGCTCAAGCAGGTGGTCTTTATGGAGCGTTTCAGTTAGACCAGAGCCGATCTCCTTTCACACAGTATCCACCATATGCGCCATCTCTTCAAAATTCGTTCAGTCAACAGAACGTTTATTTGCAACAACCCCCACCTCCGCCTCCGCATGCACCGAATGCGCCAACTCCGGATATGTATCAAAGCAATCTTTCACAGTACCGGATC ACCGCAGCTGCTGCTCCGCCATTTGGACAAAATCAGCAGCTTAGTAATAATCCAAATACAGTTCTTATTAGCTcttcttcaaattctttgatGTCAGCCAGTGTGAAGCCATCCTCTCAACCAATTGGAGCTATCGGAACTAAAGCTCCTCATTTTCAAGCACCGTCTGCTCCTCAACCAAACCCA ttaacGTACATACCATATGATCCAAATCAAGTACTCGGCGTGAGTGGCAGTTACATGGGCAATTCCCAATTGGTACAGAGACCCGGTCCGAACGTACAAGCCTCGGCTAATAGTTATTATAGCGCAACTTCGGCTG atgtATTTCCCGGATCGCAAACAGGTTTTTATCAGCCAGGGGGTGCTACACAGCAAACCGGTACTCATTATGGACTTCAGGGATTTGGTCAGCACAGCCAAAGTTTGGCAACTGGCAGTGCTGCTCCTGTTGGACTCCAAAACTTCAGCTCAGGCTTTTTATCTAGTTCGGGGTTACAGATTGCTGCAGCAGCTCAGCAGTTTCGTAATCCGACAGGAGGACTACCTGGACCAGCAAACACAGGCCCTACTTTTCTTAGCAAACATCAACCACAAGAACAGCCTAGACAATTAAAGAGTCCATCGGGGAATCAGCAAGATGTGCTTGCATCAGTTTTCAGTTCTA CACCACAAATTCCATCTCCGAAATCAAGAAACTGTAAGCAGCAATCTTCATCTCAACAACCACAACCTAGTCCAACGCAACATCACAAATATCAACAGTATCAAGGTGTTAGTCAGTCAACTTTG ATTTTACAACAAAATATTCGTGGCATGGGCATGCCACCACGTGCTGGAATTCAACCATCGCAACAAAGATATCCACCGCCCATTCAGAGACCAGTTGTTCCATTTACACCGGGTCCAAATCCGAATAATCCTacgcaacaacagcaacaacaacctAATTGCATGCCGtcgcaacagcagcaacaacaagtTCAAATAAACCGCCACAGACCGAATTTGCatcaacagcaacaacagcaacgaAATATGAAGATGCAACAACAATATTATTCTACTCAAG gAAACGTTAAAATGGACACAAATGAAAAGACAGATTCGCACAATGATAAAATCAACGATGGTAGCTCTGGTGCTCAGCAAGGAGGCGCTAAACCAAACGTAAATTCACAAGACAATGACAATAAGGAAGAAGTGAATCAACAAAACGAGTGA